The following coding sequences are from one Oncorhynchus clarkii lewisi isolate Uvic-CL-2024 chromosome 20, UVic_Ocla_1.0, whole genome shotgun sequence window:
- the LOC139376082 gene encoding E3 ubiquitin-protein ligase RNF220-like isoform X9, whose amino-acid sequence MEETIQPIKETFLRVRANRQTRLNARIGKMKRRKPEDGQVCPLCSAPLAGTEEEMSRHVEQCLFKREGVFAEDDSADMDGENGTRFEEYEWCGQKRVRATTLLEGGFRGTGFAMCSTKESHDSDADLDVDGDDTLEYGKAQYTEADIIPCSGEDQGEAKEREALRGAVLNGGMPSNRIAAEFSKWASDEMPSTSNGESSKQQLPQDPNAACSSSNAPRTCKNSEIEKITEGSKATTFEALKARIRELEKQILRGDRYKCLICMDSYTMPLTSIQCWHVHCEECWLRTLGNKKLCPQCNTITSPGDLRRVYL is encoded by the exons CCCGGATTGGGAAGATGAAACGCCGGAAGCCAGAGGATGGGCAGGTATGTCCACTGTGCAGCGCGCCGCTGGCAGGGACCGAGGAGGAGATGAGTAGGCATGTGGAACAATGTCTGTTCAAG AGGGAGGGTGTGTTTGCTGAGGATGACTCTGCAGACATGGACGGAGAGAACGGGACACGCTTCGAGGAGTACGAGTGGTGCGGCCAGAAGAGGGTCAGAGCTACCACCCTGCTGGAAGGAGGCTTCAGAG GAACAGGCTTTGCCATGTGTAGCACGAAGGAGAGCCACGACAGCGACGCCGACCTGGACGTGGATGGAGACGACACGCTGGAGTACGGCAAGGCCCAGTACACAGAGGCAGACATCATTCCCTGCTCCGGAGAGGACCAAGGAGAAGCCAAAGAACGGGAGGCCCTGCGCGGGGCGGTGTTGAA TGGTGGAATGCCGTCCAACAGAATAGCGGCAGAGTTCTCCAAATGGGCCAGTGATG AGATGCCCTCCACCAGCAATGGCGAGAGCAGCAAGCAGCAGCTGCCTCAGGACCCCAACGCCGCCTGCTCATCCTCCAACGCGCCCCGGACCTGTAAAAACAGTGAAATAGAGAA GATCACAGAGGGCTCGAAAGCCACCACATTTGAAGCACTAAAGGCTCGTATCCGGGAACTGGAGAAACAGATCCTTCGAGGGGACAGATATAAGTGTCTCATCTGCATG GACTCGTACACAATGCCCCTCACCTCCATCCAGTGCTGGCACGTCCACTGTGAGGAATGCTGGCTCAGGACTCTG gGAAATAAGAAACTGTGCCCACAATGCAACACCATCACATCGCCAGGAGATCTAAGGCGCGTCTACTTGTGA